One Bacteroidota bacterium DNA segment encodes these proteins:
- a CDS encoding S8 family serine peptidase gives MRKISSLIFVMLINITVFAQNYVPGEIIVRIDKEISVQQFAQQIQTVNITPTKELSKRMNIWLFSFPTQIPIDTVINRVKKNSNAIYVQPNRFVQQRANNPNDPNFSNQWGLTKIKAPQAWDIVTGGTTVTNERIVIAVIDGGFDLTHPDIGYWQNTNEIPNNGIDDDNNGYIDDFNGWNAYNSNGNIIIDNHGTHVAGIAGARGNNGIGISGVNWNIEIMPIMGSSGTESVVIEALGYALEMRTLYNQTNGAQGAFIVVTNGSFGVDKADAADYPLWCSIYDDLGQVGILNIAATANGNWDVDEKGDVPTTCSSNFLISVTNTDQNDDLHNNAAWGKNSIDLAAPGTGIISTLPNNNYGNLTGTSMAAPHVAGAVALMYAAACEKMILDYRNNPAGVALSIKQFLLNNSDPVWYLLLKIGYGRLNVYRSIIKMFEQYDLSLYVTGTEAASKQYDAINSIVVENYSVENHNVTFRAGQSITFLPGTHLKPEPGKTIRAFIDEATFGCAIPYEPLTVDLLAPEYAYCASGNSPITCNAIASGGKIPYSYVWYSRVITSNNWLTHNYNNPNIEFLSNESFYVKVEVTDNRGISVMSVTKLITCIEGGRIASTDSTTNPDLAKIDLTKYSTSETSEQTTSTIIEQKYLRQTFNVFPNPSIGNVNIAFTLEKSSRVTLQLTDAKGSKVADIIYNKLYEAGNHTFEYDGKNLTPGLYFYNITTDEGSNALKLILTK, from the coding sequence ATGAGAAAAATAAGTTCTTTAATATTTGTTATGCTAATCAACATAACAGTCTTTGCACAAAATTATGTTCCAGGAGAAATAATTGTTAGAATTGATAAAGAAATTTCCGTCCAACAATTTGCTCAACAAATACAAACAGTTAATATAACACCAACAAAGGAACTGTCAAAAAGAATGAATATTTGGCTTTTTTCGTTTCCAACACAAATACCAATTGACACAGTAATTAATAGAGTTAAAAAAAATTCTAATGCTATTTATGTTCAGCCCAATAGATTCGTTCAACAAAGAGCTAACAATCCAAACGACCCAAACTTCTCTAACCAATGGGGGCTAACAAAAATTAAAGCACCGCAGGCTTGGGACATTGTAACAGGTGGAACAACAGTAACAAATGAACGCATAGTAATAGCTGTAATTGACGGAGGTTTTGACCTAACTCACCCAGATATAGGTTATTGGCAAAATACTAACGAAATACCTAACAATGGAATTGATGATGACAATAATGGTTATATTGATGATTTCAATGGCTGGAATGCTTATAACAGCAATGGAAATATAATAATAGATAATCACGGAACGCACGTAGCAGGAATTGCAGGGGCACGGGGCAACAATGGAATCGGAATCAGCGGTGTTAACTGGAATATTGAAATAATGCCTATTATGGGTTCTTCAGGTACAGAATCTGTGGTCATTGAAGCATTAGGTTATGCTCTTGAAATGAGAACACTCTATAATCAAACTAATGGCGCACAAGGTGCTTTTATTGTTGTAACAAACGGTTCTTTTGGCGTTGATAAAGCAGACGCTGCAGATTATCCCCTTTGGTGTTCTATTTATGATGATTTAGGACAAGTAGGTATTTTAAATATTGCAGCTACAGCAAATGGAAATTGGGATGTAGATGAGAAAGGCGATGTTCCTACAACGTGTAGCAGTAACTTTTTAATTTCAGTTACTAATACAGACCAAAATGATGACCTTCATAATAATGCTGCTTGGGGTAAAAATTCTATTGACCTTGCTGCACCTGGAACTGGTATTATTTCCACACTGCCAAATAATAATTATGGTAATCTTACAGGCACTTCAATGGCAGCCCCTCACGTTGCGGGCGCAGTTGCTTTAATGTATGCTGCCGCCTGTGAAAAAATGATTTTAGATTATCGGAATAATCCTGCAGGGGTTGCTTTATCAATTAAACAATTCTTGCTGAATAACTCTGACCCTGTTTGGTATTTACTTCTTAAAATCGGCTATGGAAGACTGAATGTTTATAGAAGTATAATAAAGATGTTTGAACAATATGATTTAAGTTTATATGTAACGGGAACAGAAGCAGCTTCCAAACAATATGACGCTATAAACTCCATTGTAGTTGAAAATTATTCTGTTGAAAACCATAATGTCACATTTCGTGCCGGGCAGTCAATTACTTTCCTGCCAGGGACACATTTGAAACCTGAACCCGGGAAAACTATTCGTGCTTTTATTGATGAAGCAACTTTCGGTTGTGCAATTCCATATGAACCTCTTACTGTTGATTTATTAGCCCCTGAATATGCTTATTGTGCCAGTGGTAACTCCCCGATTACTTGTAATGCAATAGCAAGTGGTGGTAAAATTCCCTATAGTTATGTTTGGTACAGTCGTGTAATTACAAGCAACAACTGGTTAACACATAATTATAACAATCCAAATATTGAATTTCTTTCAAATGAGAGTTTTTATGTAAAAGTAGAAGTAACTGATAACAGAGGAATTAGTGTAATGTCAGTAACAAAATTAATTACTTGTATAGAGGGAGGCAGAATTGCTTCAACTGATTCAACAACAAATCCTGATTTAGCCAAAATTGACCTGACAAAATATTCAACTTCTGAAACAAGCGAACAAACTACAAGTACTATTATTGAACAGAAGTATTTAAGACAAACATTTAATGTTTTTCCAAATCCTTCAATAGGTAATGTAAACATTGCTTTTACCTTGGAAAAATCTAGCAGAGTTACCTTACAATTAACTGACGCAAAAGGCAGCAAAGTAGCTGACATTATCTATAACAAGCTATATGAAGCAGGAAATCATACTTTTGAATATGATGGGAAAAATTTAACTCCCGGTTTATATTTTTATAATATTACTACAGATGAAGGCTCAAATGCTTTAAAATTAA